The following is a genomic window from Flavobacteriales bacterium.
TGTTCGCATGCCGAAGTGACCAACGGAACTGACATTAATCCGGGTTGTAATTCGTATTGCTATACCCGTATTGTAAGTGGATCTTTTGACCCGAACGATAAAACCGTTTCACCTTCTATCAATGAGAATGGGGATCTGTTGACGGATCAGGATGAACTTACTTATGTGATCCGCTTCCAGAACACCGGTACGGGTCCTGCCCACGACGTGATTGTTACCGACACCCTTTCGCCACTGCTCGACATATTGAGTCTAGAAATGATTGGTGCGAGTCACAATTACGAAGTAAACCTTCTTCCCGGCAATATCCTTCGCTGGAAATTCAGCAACATCATGTTACCGGATAGCGGAAGCAACGAACCCGGAAGTCACGGCTACATTCATTTCAGAATGAAAACCCTCAATGCTCCGCAGGTTGGACAAAGCATTGAAAACATTGCCAATATCTATTTCGATTTTAATGCACCGGTAATTACCAATGCGGCAGTTACCAATTATGTAACCAATAGCGGAATTAATCAGCTGACGGATGATGCGCAAGTGCAGATTTTCCCGAATCCTGCCAATGATAAAATCACCATTGTATGGCAACCATCTGCCGACGCACAAATTGAACTGATTGATTTAAGTGGTCGCAGTGTACAGAAGCATAGCTTGAAAAACGGTATGCACACCTTAGATTGTTCTTCTCTTTCGGAAGGGGTTTATTTTGTGAAAATCACCGGAGGTGGCAAGAGCCAAACTAAAAAAGTGATTATCCGCCACTAAAAAACCTTTATGCATTCAGAATCCCTCCGCACACCACGGGGGGATTTTTGATTTATTAACATCCTGCTTTTAGTCTTTCACTTTTTTTGGCATTTCTGGTTGAGTGCTTTTGGCTATTTTCGTATCCATGAGCAATGCCACTAATAAAATCGCCCAACGAAGCGCCCGTTCCTCTTACATTTCTACGGTAATCGGAATTTCGCTGGTGCTCTTTATGCTGGGTTTGGTCGGCTGGGGAGTGATGATTTCGAGGAAGGTGACCCGTATGGCCAAGGAAAGTATTCGTATGGATGTATTTTTTAAAGAAAACGTTCGCGATGCCGACATGCACCAATTGGAAAAAACGCTGGCTTCAGAACCTTATGTAAAAACCGCGCGATTTGTCAGTAAAGAAGAAGCCCTGAAAGAAACCGAAAAAATTCTGGGCGACGATTCACTTTTATCTCCGGTGGATAATTACAACACCATTTTACCATCGATTGAAGTGTACATTGTGGAAGACTATGCCAATGCCGACTCCGTAAAAAAAATAGAAGATCAGCTTTTATCGCGTTACAAGAATAATCTGATTGAAGAAGTCTGGTATGATCGCTCCATGTTCATGACCATTAACCAAAGCGCAAAATATGCGGCCTATGTCATTCTCGCTTTAGCCACACTTTTACTCTTTGTTGCCATCGCATTAATCAACAATACCATTCGTCTGGCTGTCTATTCCAAACGCCTGTTAATTCGCTCAATGCAATTGGTGGGTGCCACCGAAGCCTTTATCCGCAGACCCTTTCTGTTCCGTGCCTTTTTACAGGGGATTGTGTCGGCATTGATTTCGCTCGGACTTATCCTTCTGGGAATGAACTACCTGATTAGTTGGTTTCCGGAGCTAACCGAAGTACACGATACCCCCATGATGCTGATGCTCTTTGGAGGCGTTACCGTTTTAGGTATTTTAATTTCGTGGATTTCTACGTACTTTGCACTTCGTAAATACTTGAGAATACGTTCAGAATTACTTTATTGATCATGAGCAAAAACAACCAACAAATATTCCCTTTTTCCAAGGAAAACTATTATTTAATCATTGCCGGAGTTGTGCTGGTAATCATCGGATTTTTATTGATGATGGGCGGCGGTTCTACCGATCCGAATGTGTTTAATAAAGAAGAATTATTCTCGTTCCGCAGAATTACGCTCGCACCGTTTACGGTGATTTTAGGTTATGGTGTAGTACTCTATGGAATTCTTCGTAAGTCGAAGAAGCAGGATCAGCACTAATGGAATTACTCGACGCGATCATCATCGCCATTGTAGAAGGGATTACCGAATATCTCCCGGTTTCTTCTACGGGACATATGATCATTACTGAAAAAGTGCTCGGATTACAAAGCAGCGATTTTTCCAAAGCATTTATGATCAACATTCAGCTGGGAGCAATTCTCGCTGTGGTGGTTTTGTATTGGAAGCGCTTCTTTCAATCGATGGATTTTTACTTTAAACTGCTTGTCGCTTTTTTACCCGCCGCTGTATTCGGACTACTTCTGAGCGATTACATCGACTCCATGCTGGAGAGTGTCACTACCGTTGCAATTTCTCTCGTATTAGGAGGAATGGTTTTATTATTTATTGACCGCTGGCTGGATCGTCGCGAGAATGATGCACAGGTAGATTATCCACGCGCTTTAAAAATCGGTTTCTTTCAATGCATTGCCATGATACCCGGCGTATCGCGATCGGCAGCAACGATTATTGGAGGAATGACTCAAAAATTAAGCAGAAAAACAGCTGCTGAATTTTCATTTTTTCTTGCTGTACCCACCATGTTTGCTGCTTCTGCAAAAAAACTAAAGGACGTGTGGGACAAAGATCCGCATATTTTAACCGACAATCTTTCTACGCTGGCCATTGGCAATCTTGTAGCTTTTATCGTTGCAATGATCGCCATAAAATTCTTTATTGATTATCTCAGTAAATACGGATTCCGCATTTTCGGATACTACCGCATTGTGGTTGGAATTACGATTCTCGCCTTGTTGGCCATGGGCTATGAACTCAATATTACCGGATGAAAATCGACCTGAAAGAAGGTGCCGTTTGGCTCATCGATAAACCGTATGAATGGACCTCTTTCGATGTGGTGCGTAAATTAAAATATGCACTCATAAAAAATACAGGCGATAAAAAAGCAAAGATTGGTCACGCCGGCACGCTCGACCCACTCGCTACCGGATTGTTGATTGTATGTGTAGGAAAAGCCACCAAACAAATTGATAGCATTCAGGCAGGAATAAAAGAATATACCGGAAGTTTTTTTCTGGGCGCCGCCACGCCATCGTACGACAGGGAGACTAGTCCCGGAGAATCGATGGACATTTCGCACATCGGAAAAGAAGAGATTGAAAGGACAGCGAAATCATTCATTGGCGAACAAGAACAACAAGCACCACTCTATTCAGCAAAATTAATCGACGGAAAACGTGCTTACGAGCATGCCCGCAAAGGAACAGAAGCTGAAGTAAAAAAACATAAAATCACCATTTACGAATTTGAAATAACGGGTATTGAAATCCCCCTCATACATTTTCGTATTCAATGTTCCAAAGGAACCTACATCCGGAGCATTGCACATGATTTTGGAATCCGCCTGCAGGCAGCGGCTTATCTGCACGATTTAAGGCGCACCAAAAGTGGTGAATATGATGTGAACAATGCCATTCCCATTGAACAGTTATTTGAAATGCTCAGCGGACAAACCATGGAAATGAAAGAACATTCCAAGCGTGCATTTCTATTGGAGAACAGAAATAAAAACGCAACGCAGGAAGATTAATTCCTTTTGGTTATATTGCTGTAAATAGTACGGCATGCGATCTGTTTTCACTTTCAGTTTTCTTTTTCTGATGCTCTTTTCCTTTGCACAGGAAGATGAACGTTATTCCAATTTTTTGGATGATCATGAATTGTTTAAACTTTCCGAAAAAGAACAACGCATTTACCTTCAAAAACTCGATTCCATTTTAAACAGCGGCAAAGGAACTGCAGATGAATTTTATTTACGCGGACTTTTCCGTTCCAAATCGGGCGATAAAGAAGGTGCTATTAAAGACTACACCCATGCAATTCAACTGGACCCAAAACTTTATGCTCCCTATGTAAACCGCGGATTATTGTATGCCGAAAAAGCGGATACAGCCAGAGCACTGGCCGATTATACCATGGCTATAAAACTGGAACCTAATCATCCCTCTGCTTATAACAACAGAGGATATTTAAATCAACTGAAAGGAAATTATCCGACCGCTATTGCAGATTACGACAAAGCCATTTCGCTGGATAACAAATTCTCGGTTTCCTACATCAACAAATTAAGGACCTTCATGCAAATGGGAAAGGAAAAAGAAGCGGAAGAAGTACTGATTGCATTCACAAAAATTTTTCCCGACGATCCGCGTACCTATACTGAACGTGCAGATTTTTATGAGCAACAAAACAATTACATCATGGCTTTAAAAGAGCTGGATCTGGCTGTTGAAAAAAGTAAAAACGATCCTGCATTTATTGTATATCGTTCCAATTTTAAAGATGATGTAATCAACGACGATGAAGGCGCTCTCGCAGATTGCAATCTGGCTTTATCCATGGAACCGAATAATCCGAAATTTCACTACGCAAAAAGTCGTCCGCTCTACGACATGGGAAAATACCGCGAAGTGTATGAGTCATGCACAAAAGCATTGGAAATTGATCCCAACTATTACGATGCACTCACCATGCGCGGAAACGTGCTCGATTATATGGGTATGTGGCAACAAGCATTGCGCGATTACGAAGCCGCTATAAAAATTCGTCCCGACGAAATTTACGCCTATCGCCAGATTGCTATTTTGTATAATAACCGAAAGGAATTCGACAAATCCGCCGCTGCCATTTCAGCTTATTTAAACCGGAACCCGGAAAACAGTCTGATGCTGATTGAACGGTCTAAAATTAATTTTTCCAATAAAGGATTTCAGCATATCGTAAACGATATGAATACCGTATTGCGACTGGAACCAAAAAACGGATTTGCCTATCTGATCCGCGCTGTTGCATTTGATTCATTGGGCAAAGTAGATTTAGCCTGTAAAGATGCACAGATGGCACAACAGTTAGGCATTGCCGAAGGATACGAATACCTGAAATCACATTGCAGAGACCGCATTAATCCAAAAATCTTAAAAGCGGAAGAGTTGATGGATAAAGCAGGAAAAAAACAAATAGAAGGTCAGTATAAAGAGGCGCTCGTTTTAATGGATGAAGCCGTAAAAACGTTACCGGATTCCGGATATGTCTGGTATGCGCGCGCAAAAATTAAACGGAGTATGGAAGATTATTCTGGTTCCATACCCGATTTAAAAAAAGCCATTGAATTAAAATCACCATTGCTGGAAGAAGTGTGGGTAACTTTAGGTGTAGCCTACCAGCGAACGGAAAACAATACCGAAGCACGCAAATGTTATGATCAGGCAATTCGTGTTAATCCGAAATACGCCATGGCTTATTATAACATTGGACTGATGTATTATTTTGAAAACGACTATCAGGAATGTGTCCGCTGGGTGAATCGCGCACTCGGATTTAATCCGCAATATTTATTAGCCTACCAATTACTGGCAGAATGCGGATTTAAACTCAATAAAAAAGAATGGATTTGCGGAGGATTAAAAGGAGCTTCCGATTTGGGCGATATGCGTTCGTCGGTGAAGCTCCTTGAATACTGCGATTGATTATTTCAGTGTAAAGGTGGTCTTACCGATTTTTGCCTTCTCACAGAACAACTCCACTACATAAACACCTTTGGGAAGATCAACTTTTACTTCGGCATATAAACACAAATCCATCGCCGCATTTTGGTAGTCGATTTCACGAACCAGTGAATATTGCGATTCGCCACCCTCCCATTTAAAGGTTGCATTCGGGTCCTGCGTTAAAATGGTAGCATCCGGCATCGTCACCACCATGTATATTTGTTTACTTCCGGATTTAGCAATGGCATTATCCATAATGGTACAACATGCTTTTACCATATCTGCTCTTCCTGCACGGGTTGTTTCAACCTGTTTACCTGAAGAACGCAAATGAATGGCACCCGCCGATAAATTACTCGCCTGCAAAATAGAACCCTTCGCCACTTTTCCTTCGAGATCTTTATTTTTCTCCTTCACATTATCGCGTTCTGTTTCCACCTTAGAAAGATTGTCCTTCGTCTCCGATAAATCTTTTCGCAAAGCGATATTTAATGTATTCAACGAATCGATGGTATGAACATACCCTTTCATAATGCTGCGAAGTGTTTCCGTTTCTTTCTTCAGCTTATAAATCATGTATGCATTGCCTTTATTTTTCTCGGCCAATTGTTGCAGACTGTCAATCTTATGAATTTGTTTTGCAATGGAATCTTTCATTCCGCTGTTGGAGGTTTCAAGATTTTGGTAATCGTCCATCAGATTTGCAAGGCTCTCCTTTAAATCGGCACCCATCATATCTGCCATTCCATTTTCGGAAAACATTTTTGCCATTTCATCTTTTTCCTTCTGAAGCACATCAAAATTTTCGGAACACTGCTTCAAATTGTTTTTTGTTTGATTCAACTGAACAAACAATACCCCTGCACCTCCCAATAACAAGAGAATGATGGTGATGTAAATGGCGTCTTTCGATTTTTTCTGTTGCGGTTGGTTCTCCATGGTCGACATATATGCGGCAAATTTAATAAAGGCTTTTAGCACAAACGGAAGGAATACGGGAAAGTTTCAATGGTATTGCGTTTATAACCTATTTCCAGTACCCTAAATCCTTTTCGAGGTTCAAATCGGCTATCCTCTTGGCGGAATAAGACCTCACCGAAATTTAAATTCCCGCAAAATCCGGCGTAAAACCTGGCGAAAAAGTTGCTTGTTTTGGACATGTTTCAGGAGCTGTTTTCATTGTTTTATCCCTCTATTTGTGCCGCTTGTTCAGAGCCTTTGCTCAAAAATGAAAAAGTGGTTTGCATTAATTGTCTGGTGGACCTCCCCTACACGAATTTTCATTTGGAAAAAGATAATCCCGTAGAGCGATTATTCTGGGGAAGGTGTGCCGTTCATTTTGCAACGTCCTTGTGCTATTTCCGAAAATCGAATCGTGTTCAGCATTTACTGCATCAGCTGAAATACAATGGAAAAACCAATGTGGGCGAATTCCTCGGCATAGAGCTCGGCAAACAACTCGAACTCACACAACGTTTATCACCTATCG
Proteins encoded in this region:
- a CDS encoding T9SS type A sorting domain-containing protein, which gives rise to CSHAEVTNGTDINPGCNSYCYTRIVSGSFDPNDKTVSPSINENGDLLTDQDELTYVIRFQNTGTGPAHDVIVTDTLSPLLDILSLEMIGASHNYEVNLLPGNILRWKFSNIMLPDSGSNEPGSHGYIHFRMKTLNAPQVGQSIENIANIYFDFNAPVITNAAVTNYVTNSGINQLTDDAQVQIFPNPANDKITIVWQPSADAQIELIDLSGRSVQKHSLKNGMHTLDCSSLSEGVYFVKITGGGKSQTKKVIIRH
- a CDS encoding permease-like cell division protein FtsX, coding for MSNATNKIAQRSARSSYISTVIGISLVLFMLGLVGWGVMISRKVTRMAKESIRMDVFFKENVRDADMHQLEKTLASEPYVKTARFVSKEEALKETEKILGDDSLLSPVDNYNTILPSIEVYIVEDYANADSVKKIEDQLLSRYKNNLIEEVWYDRSMFMTINQSAKYAAYVILALATLLLFVAIALINNTIRLAVYSKRLLIRSMQLVGATEAFIRRPFLFRAFLQGIVSALISLGLILLGMNYLISWFPELTEVHDTPMMLMLFGGVTVLGILISWISTYFALRKYLRIRSELLY
- a CDS encoding DUF3098 domain-containing protein — its product is MSKNNQQIFPFSKENYYLIIAGVVLVIIGFLLMMGGGSTDPNVFNKEELFSFRRITLAPFTVILGYGVVLYGILRKSKKQDQH
- a CDS encoding undecaprenyl-diphosphate phosphatase; protein product: MELLDAIIIAIVEGITEYLPVSSTGHMIITEKVLGLQSSDFSKAFMINIQLGAILAVVVLYWKRFFQSMDFYFKLLVAFLPAAVFGLLLSDYIDSMLESVTTVAISLVLGGMVLLFIDRWLDRRENDAQVDYPRALKIGFFQCIAMIPGVSRSAATIIGGMTQKLSRKTAAEFSFFLAVPTMFAASAKKLKDVWDKDPHILTDNLSTLAIGNLVAFIVAMIAIKFFIDYLSKYGFRIFGYYRIVVGITILALLAMGYELNITG
- the truB gene encoding tRNA pseudouridine(55) synthase TruB, whose product is MKIDLKEGAVWLIDKPYEWTSFDVVRKLKYALIKNTGDKKAKIGHAGTLDPLATGLLIVCVGKATKQIDSIQAGIKEYTGSFFLGAATPSYDRETSPGESMDISHIGKEEIERTAKSFIGEQEQQAPLYSAKLIDGKRAYEHARKGTEAEVKKHKITIYEFEITGIEIPLIHFRIQCSKGTYIRSIAHDFGIRLQAAAYLHDLRRTKSGEYDVNNAIPIEQLFEMLSGQTMEMKEHSKRAFLLENRNKNATQED
- a CDS encoding tetratricopeptide repeat protein, coding for MRSVFTFSFLFLMLFSFAQEDERYSNFLDDHELFKLSEKEQRIYLQKLDSILNSGKGTADEFYLRGLFRSKSGDKEGAIKDYTHAIQLDPKLYAPYVNRGLLYAEKADTARALADYTMAIKLEPNHPSAYNNRGYLNQLKGNYPTAIADYDKAISLDNKFSVSYINKLRTFMQMGKEKEAEEVLIAFTKIFPDDPRTYTERADFYEQQNNYIMALKELDLAVEKSKNDPAFIVYRSNFKDDVINDDEGALADCNLALSMEPNNPKFHYAKSRPLYDMGKYREVYESCTKALEIDPNYYDALTMRGNVLDYMGMWQQALRDYEAAIKIRPDEIYAYRQIAILYNNRKEFDKSAAAISAYLNRNPENSLMLIERSKINFSNKGFQHIVNDMNTVLRLEPKNGFAYLIRAVAFDSLGKVDLACKDAQMAQQLGIAEGYEYLKSHCRDRINPKILKAEELMDKAGKKQIEGQYKEALVLMDEAVKTLPDSGYVWYARAKIKRSMEDYSGSIPDLKKAIELKSPLLEEVWVTLGVAYQRTENNTEARKCYDQAIRVNPKYAMAYYNIGLMYYFENDYQECVRWVNRALGFNPQYLLAYQLLAECGFKLNKKEWICGGLKGASDLGDMRSSVKLLEYCD